In Clostridium sp. SY8519, one genomic interval encodes:
- a CDS encoding PAS and helix-turn-helix domain-containing protein: protein MDFERYNNQVIPLETMSGLHVESVEEFLNSPKALLTILDNIQEGIYLISPDLNLVYLNQAQRKWYHLDRISPGVKCYEAFHNREEPCVGCPAILSMRTGKPQYDLTRYEQNGMDLGVLRIYKTAITNSRGEVVLVLCYTQNLTSMISSVVDQVVYPGGSRAARRAEHRELSPREQEVAQLIQKGYTSRQIAEMLVISKKAVDFHRSNIRRKLGLSRGENLRSCLTGKQ from the coding sequence ATGGATTTTGAACGCTATAATAATCAGGTGATCCCGCTGGAGACGATGTCCGGCCTCCACGTGGAATCCGTGGAAGAATTTCTGAACAGTCCGAAAGCGTTGCTGACGATTCTGGACAATATTCAGGAGGGGATCTATCTGATCAGCCCGGACCTGAATCTGGTATATCTGAACCAGGCACAGCGCAAATGGTATCATCTGGACAGGATTTCCCCCGGCGTGAAATGCTATGAAGCCTTTCACAATCGGGAAGAACCCTGTGTCGGCTGTCCGGCGATTCTGAGTATGCGCACCGGAAAGCCCCAGTATGATCTGACCAGATATGAGCAAAACGGCATGGATTTGGGAGTGCTGAGAATTTACAAAACAGCCATTACAAACAGCAGGGGAGAAGTGGTCCTGGTCCTGTGTTATACCCAGAACCTGACATCCATGATTTCGTCAGTGGTTGACCAGGTGGTATATCCCGGCGGCTCCAGGGCCGCAAGGCGGGCGGAGCACCGGGAACTTTCCCCCCGGGAGCAGGAAGTGGCGCAGCTGATACAGAAAGGATATACCAGCCGGCAGATTGCGGAGATGCTGGTGATTTCCAAAAAAGCCGTGGATTTTCACCGCAGCAATATCCGCAGAAAGCTGGGACTGTCCAGAGGAGAAAATCTGCGGTCCTGTTTAACCGGAAAACAATAG
- a CDS encoding AraC family transcriptional regulator — translation MIPIYRENQNSLEISELASVHYAPHLHHSVEMIYITRGSMELGIDTHLYHMEQGDFAVVFPNQIHHSQVFDPAGCRNIDLLAEPIFFDSFVELMLVTQSTDPVIKKDAVHPDIPYALNYLLKNAPPGVSLPAAMPKRRAARSLPSASNISRENLREKSYAVICRSFVQIILAHALNAIPLVSRESTGQHDLVYQTVTYLAAHFHEPVTLTKMAEDLGCSPFALSRIFSRTFHCNFNQYLNDIRLDYACTMLAETDEPITTIYLDSGFQSQATFNRTFQEKYHMTPRQFRKEQSTSQI, via the coding sequence GTGATACCAATTTATCGAGAAAACCAGAATTCTCTGGAAATTTCAGAACTCGCTTCTGTACACTATGCGCCCCATCTCCATCACTCTGTGGAAATGATCTATATCACCCGGGGGAGCATGGAGCTTGGCATCGATACCCATCTGTACCATATGGAGCAAGGGGACTTTGCCGTCGTCTTTCCGAATCAGATTCATCACAGCCAGGTCTTCGATCCCGCCGGATGCCGCAATATTGACCTGTTGGCAGAGCCGATATTCTTTGATTCCTTTGTGGAACTGATGCTGGTCACCCAGTCCACGGATCCTGTAATCAAAAAAGACGCGGTGCATCCGGATATTCCCTATGCCCTGAACTACCTGCTGAAAAACGCGCCCCCCGGTGTCAGCCTTCCTGCCGCCATGCCCAAACGCCGGGCAGCCCGTTCGCTTCCTTCCGCTTCCAATATCTCCAGGGAAAATCTGCGGGAAAAAAGCTATGCCGTCATCTGCCGCTCCTTTGTGCAGATTATCCTGGCACACGCGTTAAACGCCATTCCTTTAGTCAGCCGGGAATCCACAGGACAGCACGATCTGGTCTACCAGACCGTCACCTATCTGGCCGCCCACTTCCATGAACCTGTCACTCTGACAAAAATGGCGGAGGATCTGGGCTGCAGCCCCTTTGCCCTGTCACGTATTTTTTCCAGGACCTTCCACTGCAATTTCAACCAGTATCTGAATGACATCCGGCTGGATTACGCCTGCACCATGCTGGCGGAAACCGATGAACCGATTACCACCATATATCTGGATTCCGGTTTTCAGAGCCAGGCCACCTTCAACCGCACCTTTCAGGAAAAATACCATATGACACCGCGGCAGTTTCGGAAAGAACAGAGTACTTCCCAAATCTGA